In Comamonadaceae bacterium OTU4NAUVB1, one DNA window encodes the following:
- a CDS encoding sigma-54 dependent transcriptional regulator has product MGHVMVVEDDEDAARTLTTLIGREHHSVTSAHSLHAARRLLALQSPDLLLLDLHLPDGSGFDLLASEQGLLADTEVILITGQASVETSVQALRMGAADYLVKPVNPVHLRGLLSRLSRPSRLREELAQITEQWRETGRFGELIGASEAMQRVYRQISRVAGTAVTVFIHGESGTGKELVARAVHELSRRRDMAFLAVNCGALSPHLVESEIFGHEKGSFTGAERQHQGFFERAHGGTLFLDEVTEMPLELQVKLLRVLETGTFMRVGSTELRQTDVRIIAATNRDALEAVARGRLREDLLYRLNVFPIALPALRERGEDVALIARSLLADISAREGQDKAFTPAALARLSAHAWPGNVRELRNVVQRAWVMSAGDRVDEEWLPQPAAVPTANAAAATATAGTAFVPAPAAHAEAPTTRRAPEPGAPTLSIALGTRLADAERQLILATFAHCERHKERTAATLGISMKTLYNRLKEYGG; this is encoded by the coding sequence GTGGGGCACGTGATGGTGGTGGAGGACGACGAGGACGCCGCGCGCACGCTCACCACGCTCATCGGGCGGGAGCACCACAGCGTGACGAGCGCGCACTCGCTGCACGCGGCGCGGCGCCTGCTCGCGCTGCAGTCGCCCGACCTGCTGCTGCTGGACCTGCACCTGCCCGACGGCAGCGGCTTCGACCTGCTCGCGAGCGAGCAGGGCCTGCTCGCGGACACGGAGGTGATCCTCATCACGGGCCAGGCGAGCGTGGAGACCTCGGTGCAGGCGCTGCGCATGGGGGCGGCCGACTACCTGGTCAAGCCGGTCAACCCGGTGCACCTGCGCGGGCTGCTCTCGCGGCTGAGCCGGCCCTCGCGCCTGCGCGAGGAGCTCGCGCAGATCACCGAGCAGTGGCGCGAGACGGGGCGCTTCGGCGAGCTCATCGGGGCGTCCGAGGCGATGCAGCGCGTCTACCGCCAGATCTCGCGCGTGGCGGGCACGGCCGTGACGGTGTTCATCCACGGGGAGAGCGGCACGGGCAAGGAGCTGGTCGCGCGCGCGGTCCACGAGCTCAGCCGGCGGCGCGACATGGCGTTCCTGGCGGTCAACTGCGGGGCGCTGTCGCCGCACCTGGTGGAGAGCGAGATCTTCGGCCACGAGAAGGGCAGCTTCACCGGCGCGGAGCGCCAGCACCAGGGCTTCTTCGAGCGCGCCCACGGCGGCACGCTGTTCCTCGACGAGGTCACGGAGATGCCCCTGGAGCTGCAGGTGAAGCTGCTGCGGGTGCTGGAGACGGGCACGTTCATGCGCGTGGGCTCCACCGAGCTGCGCCAGACCGACGTGCGCATCATCGCGGCGACCAACCGGGACGCGCTGGAGGCGGTGGCGCGCGGGCGCCTGCGCGAGGACCTGCTCTACCGGCTCAACGTGTTCCCCATCGCGCTGCCGGCGCTGCGCGAGCGCGGCGAGGACGTCGCGCTGATCGCGCGCAGCCTGCTGGCGGACATCAGCGCGCGCGAGGGCCAGGACAAGGCCTTCACGCCCGCGGCGCTCGCGCGCCTGAGCGCCCACGCCTGGCCGGGCAACGTGCGCGAGCTGCGCAACGTCGTGCAGCGCGCCTGGGTGATGAGCGCGGGGGACCGGGTCGACGAGGAGTGGCTGCCCCAGCCCGCCGCCGTCCCCACCGCCAACGCCGCCGCCGCCACCGCCACCGCCGGGACCGCCTTCGTCCCCGCGCCGGCCGCGCACGCCGAGGCGCCCACCACGCGCCGCGCCCCCGAGCCCGGCGCCCCCACCCTGAGCATCGCCCTGGGCACGCGCCTGGCCGATGCCGAGCGCCAGCTCATCCTGGCCACCTTCGCCCACTGCGAGCGCCACAAGGAGCGCACCGCCGCCACCCTGGGCATCAGCATGAAGACCCTGTACAACCGGCTCAAGGAATACGGCGGTTGA
- a CDS encoding amidohydrolase codes for MIIDCHGHYTTAPEALETWRDRQIAGIADPASRPRVAELKISDDELRESIEHNQLRLMRERGSDLTIFSPRASFMAHHVGDFEVSSTWAAICNELCARVAGLFPDHFIGAAMLPQSPGVDPATCIPELERCVTEYGFVGINLNPDPSGGHWTGPPLSDRHWYPLYEKMVEHDIPAMVHVSTSCNACFHTTGAHYLNADTTAFMQCLSADLFTDFPTLRFVIPHGGGAVPYHWGRFRGLAQALKKPLLEDHLLKNIFFDTCVYHQPGIDLLTQVIPVENILFASEMIGAVRGIDPQTGHHFDDTRRYVDATPRLDARTRHQVFEGNARRVYPRLDRALKARGR; via the coding sequence ATGATCATCGACTGCCACGGCCATTACACGACCGCCCCCGAGGCCCTGGAGACCTGGCGCGACCGTCAGATCGCCGGCATCGCCGACCCCGCCTCCAGGCCCCGGGTCGCCGAGCTGAAGATCTCCGACGACGAACTGCGCGAGTCCATCGAGCACAACCAGTTGCGCCTCATGCGGGAACGCGGCAGCGACCTCACCATCTTCAGCCCGCGCGCGAGCTTCATGGCCCATCACGTGGGGGACTTCGAGGTCTCCTCGACCTGGGCGGCGATCTGCAACGAGCTGTGCGCGCGCGTCGCCGGCCTCTTCCCCGACCACTTCATCGGCGCGGCGATGCTGCCGCAGTCCCCGGGCGTCGACCCGGCCACCTGCATCCCGGAGCTGGAGCGTTGCGTGACCGAGTACGGCTTCGTCGGCATCAACCTCAACCCCGATCCCTCCGGCGGCCACTGGACCGGCCCGCCGCTGTCGGACCGCCACTGGTACCCGCTCTACGAGAAGATGGTCGAGCACGACATCCCGGCCATGGTGCACGTGAGCACGAGCTGCAACGCCTGCTTCCACACCACCGGCGCGCACTACCTGAACGCCGACACCACCGCCTTCATGCAGTGCCTGAGCGCCGACCTGTTCACCGACTTCCCGACGTTGCGCTTCGTGATCCCGCACGGCGGCGGCGCGGTGCCCTACCACTGGGGGCGCTTCCGGGGCCTGGCCCAGGCGCTGAAGAAGCCGCTGCTGGAGGACCACCTGCTGAAGAACATCTTCTTCGACACCTGCGTCTACCACCAGCCCGGCATCGACCTGCTGACCCAGGTCATCCCGGTGGAGAACATCCTGTTCGCCAGCGAGATGATCGGCGCCGTGCGCGGCATCGACCCGCAGACCGGCCACCATTTCGACGACACGCGCCGCTACGTCGACGCCACGCCGCGGCTCGACGCGCGCACCCGTCACCAGGTCTTCGAGGGCAATGCGAGGCGCGTCTATCCGCGCCTGGACCGTGCCCTGAAGGCCCGGGGGCGCTGA
- a CDS encoding tripartite tricarboxylate transporter substrate binding protein, translating into MRDIPTPRTASRATRRRLAALAAAAGVCAAFALLPTTAAAQDFPSRPVRIITPFPVGGGPEGVVRLLADKLSRAWGQPVTVENRPGGNGFIAIDAFKRGNKDGYDLIQLDNVHLTAYPSLFMKLPYDPVKDFEQIDPLFRTNFFFTVGTDSKYRSVGEIVADAKANPGKLNYGSWSIGNPVHLGSALFESMTGTTMSHVVYKETSQLYTAVATNELSFALGTLGSAGAMQRAGRLRYLAVAAPVRHPAFPDVPTVAESGGPAGFEVIGWTTLAAPPGLPAAVTDKIRRDVEKALADDDFKAKFAAFGYEPFPVTRVQFDQFIRSESARQGDVIKKAKVSLD; encoded by the coding sequence ATGAGAGACATCCCGACCCCCCGCACCGCCTCCCGCGCCACGCGCCGCCGCCTCGCGGCCCTGGCCGCCGCCGCGGGCGTCTGCGCCGCTTTCGCGCTGCTGCCGACCACGGCCGCCGCCCAGGACTTCCCCAGCCGCCCGGTGCGCATCATCACGCCGTTCCCGGTCGGGGGCGGGCCCGAGGGCGTGGTGCGCCTGCTGGCCGACAAGCTGAGCCGCGCCTGGGGCCAGCCCGTGACGGTGGAGAACCGCCCCGGCGGCAACGGCTTCATCGCCATCGACGCCTTCAAGCGCGGCAACAAGGACGGGTACGACCTGATCCAGCTCGACAACGTCCACCTGACGGCCTACCCGTCGCTGTTCATGAAGCTGCCCTACGACCCGGTCAAGGACTTCGAGCAGATCGACCCGCTGTTCCGCACCAACTTCTTCTTCACCGTGGGCACCGACAGCAAGTACCGGTCCGTCGGCGAGATCGTGGCCGACGCCAAGGCCAACCCTGGCAAGCTGAACTACGGTTCCTGGTCGATCGGCAACCCGGTGCACCTGGGCTCGGCGCTGTTCGAGTCGATGACCGGCACGACCATGTCGCACGTGGTCTACAAGGAGACCTCGCAGCTCTACACGGCCGTGGCGACCAACGAGCTGTCCTTCGCGCTCGGCACGCTGGGCAGCGCGGGCGCCATGCAGCGCGCGGGCCGGCTGCGCTACCTGGCCGTGGCCGCCCCGGTGCGCCACCCGGCGTTCCCGGACGTGCCCACGGTGGCCGAGTCGGGCGGGCCGGCCGGCTTCGAGGTCATCGGCTGGACCACGCTGGCCGCGCCCCCGGGCCTGCCGGCGGCGGTGACCGACAAGATCCGCCGCGACGTCGAGAAGGCGCTGGCCGACGACGACTTCAAGGCCAAGTTCGCCGCCTTCGGCTACGAACCCTTCCCGGTCACGCGCGTGCAGTTCGACCAGTTCATCCGCTCGGAGTCGGCCCGCCAGGGCGACGTCATCAAGAAGGCCAAGGTGTCGCTCGACTGA
- a CDS encoding gallate dioxygenase, with protein MARIIGAVACSHTPTIGFAFDRHKQQDPVWAPIFEAFAPVQRWLAEKKPDVLFFIYNDHVSSFFFDHYAAFSLGVGEEHRVADEGGGARDLPALAGHPALARHIGRSLVADEFDLSFFQDRALDHGVFSPMSLLCPHEPGWPMPVVPLQIGVLQSPVPSARRCWRLGRALRRAIDSYPEDLAVAIVATGGLSHQVHGERAGFNNPAWDARFLDLIENDPVRLTEMTQAELATLGGMEGAEVVMWLVMRGALSSNVKKLHQSYYLPSMTGIATVVYENLASAPVAGEATRHRRHVDEQLAGIEALAGTHPFSLETSVRAYRLNKFLHGMTEPAHRAAFASDQEAAFEAAGLTQAERDLVRRRDWRGLIHHGVIFFMLEKLGAVLGVSNLHIYAAMRGETLEQFQQTRNAPGALYSVAGRDAAPPAWDTAADAPAAPATPETPAAIPR; from the coding sequence ATGGCTCGCATCATCGGCGCCGTCGCCTGCTCCCACACGCCCACCATCGGCTTCGCGTTCGACCGCCACAAGCAGCAGGACCCGGTGTGGGCGCCCATCTTCGAGGCGTTCGCGCCGGTCCAGCGCTGGCTGGCCGAGAAGAAGCCCGACGTGCTCTTCTTCATCTACAACGACCACGTCAGTTCGTTCTTCTTCGACCACTACGCGGCGTTCTCGCTGGGCGTGGGCGAGGAGCACCGCGTGGCCGACGAGGGCGGCGGCGCGCGCGACCTGCCCGCGCTCGCCGGCCACCCGGCGCTGGCGCGGCATATCGGGCGCTCGCTGGTGGCCGACGAGTTCGACCTGTCGTTCTTCCAGGACCGCGCGCTCGACCACGGCGTGTTCTCGCCGATGTCGTTGCTGTGCCCGCACGAGCCGGGCTGGCCGATGCCGGTGGTGCCGCTGCAGATCGGCGTGCTGCAGTCGCCGGTGCCCTCGGCGCGGCGCTGCTGGCGCCTCGGCCGGGCGCTGCGGCGCGCCATCGACAGCTACCCGGAGGACCTGGCGGTGGCCATCGTCGCCACCGGCGGCCTGTCGCACCAGGTCCACGGCGAGCGCGCGGGCTTCAACAACCCGGCCTGGGACGCGCGGTTCCTCGACCTGATCGAGAACGACCCGGTGCGCCTCACCGAGATGACGCAGGCCGAGCTGGCCACGCTCGGCGGCATGGAGGGCGCCGAGGTCGTCATGTGGCTGGTCATGCGCGGCGCGCTGTCGTCGAACGTGAAGAAGCTGCACCAGAGCTACTACCTGCCCTCGATGACCGGCATCGCCACCGTCGTCTACGAGAACCTGGCCAGCGCGCCGGTCGCCGGCGAGGCGACGCGCCACCGGCGCCACGTCGACGAACAGCTCGCCGGCATCGAGGCGCTGGCGGGCACCCACCCGTTCTCGCTGGAGACCAGCGTGCGGGCTTACCGGCTCAACAAGTTCTTGCATGGCATGACCGAGCCGGCCCACCGCGCCGCCTTCGCGAGTGACCAAGAGGCTGCGTTCGAAGCGGCTGGCCTGACCCAGGCGGAGCGCGACCTGGTGCGCCGGCGCGACTGGCGTGGGCTGATCCACCACGGCGTCATCTTCTTCATGCTGGAGAAGCTGGGCGCGGTGCTCGGCGTGTCCAACCTGCACATCTACGCGGCCATGCGCGGCGAGACGCTGGAACAGTTCCAGCAGACCCGCAACGCGCCCGGCGCGCTGTACTCGGTCGCCGGCCGGGACGCCGCCCCGCCGGCCTGGGACACGGCGGCGGACGCGCCGGCCGCGCCCGCGACGCCGGAGACCCCGGCGGCGATCCCGCGCTGA
- a CDS encoding metal-dependent hydrolase, whose product MTLPRNTPTPRLARSLAACLLAGGLVAGCATAPPRAATPVVVAAPGAAQPAPVAGRTDVLWLGQAAFRIATPGGKVIVIDPWLRQNPTTPPAYKSLEALGKVDVLLVTHGHLDHFADAPALAQLHQVPMHAPADMNQTVGVLGILPVALAPRFGKGGTISPAPGIRVTAVRAEHSSVVVWKDPATGREAVHPGGEPVGYVIELENGFRIYHMGDTGLFTDMKFIAEHYRPDLVLMPIGGHFTMDPADAAFATREWLKPAFVIPMHYGANPLAKGTPDQFVRALGPATGTRVLALQPGGRAVFGP is encoded by the coding sequence ATGACGCTCCCCAGGAACACTCCCACCCCACGCCTGGCGCGCTCGCTCGCGGCGTGCCTGCTCGCGGGCGGCCTCGTCGCCGGCTGCGCCACCGCGCCGCCCCGGGCCGCCACCCCCGTCGTCGTGGCCGCGCCCGGTGCCGCGCAGCCGGCGCCCGTCGCCGGCCGCACGGACGTGCTGTGGCTCGGCCAGGCCGCCTTCCGCATCGCGACGCCGGGCGGCAAGGTCATCGTGATCGATCCGTGGCTGCGGCAGAACCCGACGACGCCGCCGGCCTACAAGAGCCTGGAGGCCCTGGGCAAGGTCGACGTGCTGCTGGTCACCCACGGCCACCTGGACCACTTCGCCGACGCACCCGCGCTCGCGCAGCTGCACCAGGTGCCGATGCACGCGCCGGCGGACATGAACCAGACCGTCGGCGTGCTGGGCATCCTGCCGGTCGCGCTGGCGCCGCGCTTCGGCAAGGGCGGCACCATCAGCCCGGCGCCGGGCATCCGGGTGACGGCGGTGCGCGCCGAGCACTCCTCGGTGGTGGTGTGGAAGGACCCGGCCACCGGCCGGGAGGCCGTCCATCCGGGCGGCGAACCGGTGGGCTACGTCATCGAGCTGGAGAACGGCTTCCGCATCTACCACATGGGCGACACGGGCCTGTTCACGGACATGAAGTTCATCGCCGAGCACTACCGGCCCGACCTGGTGCTGATGCCCATCGGCGGGCATTTCACGATGGACCCGGCCGATGCGGCCTTCGCCACGCGCGAATGGCTCAAGCCGGCGTTCGTGATCCCGATGCACTACGGCGCCAACCCGCTGGCCAAAGGCACGCCCGACCAGTTCGTCCGCGCGCTCGGTCCGGCCACGGGCACGCGGGTTCTGGCGCTGCAGCCGGGCGGCCGGGCGGTGTTCGGGCCATGA
- a CDS encoding substrate-binding domain-containing protein: protein MTPPGDPAPIRGLCSMATRGLLDELSAAHAARSGVPVSFLAVGGVAAARRVLAGEPFDVVALAAEAIDRLVAAGRADAPGRIDLARSGVGVAVGAASPLPDIASGAALREAVRAAARIGYSTGPSGVALMALFERWGLAEALRERLVQAPPGVPVAALVARGEVDLGFQQLGELTGVDGVRLVGPLPPDVQIQTVFAAAPATGGAASPAAVRDLLGFLASPAAADAKRRHGLAPA, encoded by the coding sequence ATGACGCCGCCCGGCGACCCCGCGCCGATTCGGGGCCTCTGCTCGATGGCGACGCGCGGGCTGCTCGACGAACTGTCGGCCGCGCACGCGGCACGCTCGGGCGTGCCGGTCTCGTTCCTGGCCGTCGGCGGCGTGGCGGCCGCGCGCCGCGTGCTGGCGGGCGAGCCGTTCGACGTCGTGGCGCTGGCGGCCGAGGCCATCGACCGGCTGGTGGCCGCCGGCCGCGCCGACGCGCCGGGCCGCATCGACCTGGCGCGCTCGGGCGTCGGGGTCGCGGTGGGCGCCGCGTCCCCGCTGCCCGACATCGCCAGCGGCGCGGCGCTGCGCGAGGCGGTGCGCGCCGCGGCGCGCATCGGGTATTCGACCGGTCCCAGCGGCGTCGCGCTGATGGCGCTGTTCGAGCGCTGGGGCCTGGCCGAAGCCCTGCGCGAGCGCCTCGTGCAGGCGCCGCCGGGCGTGCCGGTGGCCGCGCTGGTGGCGCGCGGCGAGGTCGATCTGGGCTTCCAGCAGCTCGGCGAGCTGACCGGCGTCGACGGCGTCCGTCTCGTCGGGCCGTTGCCGCCGGACGTGCAGATCCAGACCGTGTTCGCGGCCGCGCCCGCGACCGGCGGCGCGGCATCGCCTGCGGCCGTGCGCGACCTGCTCGGCTTCCTGGCCTCGCCCGCCGCCGCCGACGCCAAGCGCCGCCACGGCCTGGCGCCGGCCTGA
- a CDS encoding LysR family transcriptional regulator, with translation MNTARPEAGLGINLRHLRALTAVAAAGSITGAADALFRVPSGVTRAIAALEAGLGRPLFDRQARGVTLNPYGELVRLRALRVEAEFERGRAQLAARGVRSAAGARSPFDALPNGRRLAVIASLVDLRNMPAVAHAFGITQPAVSGALKSLEAGLGLALFDRRAGRLAPTPAGEAVALSFRRVLAELRSIAADIAASEGMLQGSVTVGALPLGRTRILPLAIAALIARHPGLHVVTVESPYDALAASLRGGDVDFILGALRGAEEAADLRQEPLFEDRIAVIARAGHPLARAGRIDFDALHRARWVLSRQGSPSRELLERCFRAAREAPPVPAVETGDLAILRGLLMESDMLTALSAHQLDHEIADGSLAVLDFPLDGTRRQIGLTQRLGACASPGARALMAEVRAVAARPPFCAA, from the coding sequence GTGAACACCGCCCGGCCGGAGGCCGGCCTCGGCATCAACCTGCGCCACCTGCGCGCGCTGACGGCGGTGGCCGCCGCGGGCAGCATCACCGGTGCGGCCGATGCGCTGTTCCGCGTGCCTTCGGGCGTGACCCGCGCGATCGCGGCGCTCGAGGCCGGCCTCGGCCGGCCGCTGTTCGACCGCCAGGCGCGGGGCGTGACGCTCAACCCGTACGGCGAACTGGTGCGGCTGAGGGCGCTGCGCGTCGAGGCCGAATTCGAACGCGGCCGGGCCCAGCTGGCCGCGCGCGGCGTCCGCTCGGCGGCCGGCGCGCGCTCCCCCTTCGACGCGCTTCCCAACGGGCGCCGCCTGGCGGTGATCGCCAGCCTGGTCGACCTGCGCAACATGCCGGCGGTGGCGCACGCGTTCGGCATCACCCAGCCGGCCGTGAGCGGCGCCCTCAAGAGCCTCGAGGCCGGCCTGGGCCTGGCGCTGTTCGACCGCCGCGCCGGCCGGCTCGCGCCCACGCCAGCGGGCGAGGCCGTCGCCCTGTCCTTCCGGCGCGTGCTGGCCGAACTGCGCAGCATCGCGGCGGACATCGCCGCCAGCGAGGGGATGCTGCAGGGCAGCGTGACGGTCGGCGCGCTGCCGCTGGGCCGCACGCGGATCCTGCCGCTGGCCATCGCGGCGCTGATCGCTCGGCATCCCGGCCTGCACGTGGTCACGGTCGAGAGCCCGTACGACGCGCTGGCGGCGTCGCTGCGCGGCGGCGACGTCGATTTCATCCTGGGGGCGCTGCGCGGCGCCGAGGAGGCGGCCGACCTGCGCCAGGAGCCGCTGTTCGAGGACCGCATCGCCGTCATCGCGCGCGCCGGCCATCCGCTCGCGCGGGCCGGCCGCATCGACTTCGACGCCCTGCACCGGGCGCGCTGGGTGCTGTCGCGCCAGGGCTCGCCCTCGCGCGAACTGCTCGAACGCTGCTTCCGCGCGGCGCGCGAGGCGCCGCCGGTGCCGGCCGTGGAGACCGGCGACCTCGCCATCCTGCGCGGGCTGCTGATGGAGAGCGACATGCTCACCGCGCTGTCGGCCCACCAGCTGGACCACGAGATCGCCGATGGCAGCCTGGCGGTGCTGGATTTCCCGCTGGACGGCACGCGGCGCCAGATCGGGCTGACCCAGCGCCTGGGCGCCTGTGCGTCGCCCGGGGCGCGGGCCCTGATGGCGGAGGTCCGGGCGGTGGCGGCGCGGCCCCCGTTTTGCGCCGCCTAG
- a CDS encoding tripartite tricarboxylate transporter substrate binding protein gives MTFSLNRRQGVAAALASLALCCVTPVNAQYPDKPLRVILPVGAGSGVDTIIRAAAPSLTKALGGQAVVIENLPGAGGITGSSVLARAPADGLTIGVVSNNHVVNPSVFKKMPFDAINDFTPISVVGATPFVLVVNPKVPARNAKELQALLRARPDGYNYASSGNGTIIHLAGAMFLDAAGVQARHIPYKGVGPMVADLLGGQVEMGVVSVPAAQGALKAGQLRAIGVMGKSRVASLPDVPTIAEQGFPEVDIAGWFAVVGPPRLPAATVRRMHDAVVAAFDMPETREAMARQDNVVQPMSPEASLQFFKTEQARYVRLVKQAGVEAE, from the coding sequence ATGACTTTTTCCCTGAACCGTCGCCAAGGCGTCGCGGCCGCGCTCGCTTCCCTCGCGCTGTGCTGCGTCACCCCCGTGAACGCCCAGTACCCGGACAAGCCCTTGCGCGTCATCCTGCCCGTCGGTGCGGGTTCGGGCGTCGACACCATCATCCGGGCCGCCGCGCCCTCGCTGACCAAGGCGCTCGGTGGTCAGGCGGTGGTGATCGAGAACCTGCCCGGCGCGGGCGGCATCACCGGCAGCTCGGTGCTGGCGCGGGCGCCGGCCGACGGCCTGACCATCGGCGTGGTCTCCAACAACCACGTCGTCAACCCGAGCGTCTTCAAAAAGATGCCCTTCGACGCGATCAACGACTTCACGCCGATCTCGGTGGTCGGCGCCACGCCCTTCGTGCTCGTCGTCAATCCGAAAGTGCCCGCGAGGAACGCGAAGGAACTGCAGGCGCTGCTCAGGGCCAGGCCCGACGGCTACAACTACGCCTCCTCGGGCAACGGCACGATCATCCACCTGGCCGGTGCGATGTTCCTCGACGCCGCCGGCGTGCAGGCGCGGCACATCCCGTACAAGGGCGTCGGCCCGATGGTGGCGGACCTCCTGGGCGGTCAGGTCGAGATGGGCGTGGTGTCGGTGCCCGCCGCGCAGGGCGCACTCAAGGCCGGCCAGCTGCGCGCCATCGGCGTGATGGGCAAGTCCCGCGTCGCGTCGCTGCCGGACGTCCCGACGATCGCCGAGCAGGGCTTCCCCGAGGTCGACATCGCCGGCTGGTTCGCCGTCGTCGGCCCGCCCAGGCTGCCGGCCGCGACCGTCAGGCGCATGCACGACGCCGTGGTCGCCGCCTTCGACATGCCCGAGACCAGGGAGGCGATGGCCAGGCAGGACAACGTCGTCCAGCCGATGTCGCCCGAGGCCTCGCTGCAGTTCTTCAAGACCGAGCAGGCGCGCTACGTCAGGCTGGTGAAACAGGCCGGCGTGGAAGCGGAATAG
- a CDS encoding CoA transferase: protein MVMGPTCGMILADLGAEVIKVEPPGGDRTRNLPGLGIGFFRSFNRNKKSVVIDIATEAGRATAAELAGACDVVLENFRPGLMAGFGLDYATLSKKYPKLIYATHKGFLPGPYEHRLALDEVVQMMGGLSYMTGPIGRPLRAGTSVNDIMGGMFGAIGVLAALRERERTGRGQEVQSALFENCVFLSSQHMQQYLMTGEPPPPMPSRVSAWSVYDVFTLDEGAQQLFIGAVSDKQFATLCRVLERPDLLEQPGFGDNASRVAVRPQLLAQLGEILLHHRVAELAPKLEAAGIPYAPIVRPDQLVEDPHLIASGGLVPMRTEDGGMTEVVLLPLTMGGQRPGVRRPLAGIGEHTEEVLAGLERHPSA, encoded by the coding sequence ATGGTCATGGGCCCGACCTGCGGGATGATCCTGGCCGACCTCGGCGCCGAGGTCATCAAGGTCGAGCCGCCCGGCGGCGACAGGACCCGCAACCTGCCCGGGCTGGGCATCGGCTTCTTCCGCTCCTTCAACCGCAACAAGAAGAGCGTCGTCATCGACATCGCCACCGAGGCGGGCCGCGCCACCGCCGCCGAACTGGCCGGCGCATGCGACGTGGTGCTGGAGAACTTCCGCCCCGGGCTGATGGCCGGCTTCGGCCTGGATTACGCGACGCTGTCGAAGAAGTACCCGAAGCTCATCTATGCGACGCACAAGGGCTTCCTGCCCGGCCCCTACGAGCACCGGCTGGCGCTCGACGAGGTGGTGCAGATGATGGGCGGGCTGTCCTACATGACCGGGCCGATCGGGCGGCCGCTGCGCGCGGGCACCTCGGTCAACGACATCATGGGCGGCATGTTCGGCGCCATCGGCGTGCTCGCCGCCCTGCGCGAACGCGAGCGCACCGGCCGGGGCCAGGAGGTGCAGAGCGCGCTGTTCGAGAACTGCGTCTTCCTGTCGTCGCAGCACATGCAGCAGTACCTCATGACCGGCGAGCCGCCGCCGCCGATGCCCTCGCGCGTGTCGGCCTGGAGCGTCTACGACGTCTTCACGCTCGACGAGGGCGCGCAGCAGCTGTTCATCGGCGCGGTCAGCGACAAGCAGTTCGCCACCCTGTGCCGCGTGCTGGAGCGCCCCGACCTGCTCGAGCAGCCCGGCTTCGGCGACAACGCCTCGCGCGTGGCGGTGCGCCCGCAGCTGCTGGCCCAGCTCGGCGAGATCCTGCTGCACCACCGCGTGGCCGAGCTGGCGCCGAAGCTGGAGGCCGCCGGCATCCCCTACGCGCCGATCGTGCGGCCCGACCAGCTGGTGGAGGACCCGCACCTGATCGCCAGCGGCGGCCTGGTGCCGATGCGGACCGAGGACGGCGGCATGACCGAGGTGGTGCTGCTGCCGCTGACCATGGGCGGCCAGCGCCCCGGCGTGCGCCGCCCCCTTGCCGGCATCGGCGAGCACACGGAGGAAGTGCTCGCCGGTCTGGAGCGCCACCCTTCCGCCTGA
- a CDS encoding hydroxymethylglutaryl-CoA lyase, producing MTRFPARAVVREVGLRDGLQSIQQVLPTARKLEWIAEAHAAGQREIEVGSFVPARLLPQLADTAELVAFARTLPGLQVSVLVPNLRGAEQAIAHGADLMLVPLSASHAHSLANLRKTPDDVVAEVARMRAARDAAGSRIVIEGGIGTAFGCTLQGEVEQAEVLRCMQALLDAGADRVSIADTVGQANPAAVHDLFSQARAIAGDRFCCGHFHDTRGMALANVCAALETGVTRFDATLAGIGGCPHAPGASGNASSEDLAYMLADMGIDTGIDIEALLALRAKVAGWLQGETLRGALWQAGVPATFARRGTRAASADAAAA from the coding sequence ATGACGAGATTCCCCGCCCGCGCCGTGGTGCGCGAGGTCGGCCTGCGCGACGGGCTGCAGAGCATCCAGCAAGTGCTGCCCACGGCACGCAAGCTGGAATGGATCGCCGAGGCCCACGCCGCCGGCCAGCGCGAGATCGAGGTCGGCTCCTTCGTGCCGGCGCGCCTGCTGCCGCAGCTGGCCGACACCGCCGAGCTGGTCGCCTTCGCCAGGACGTTGCCGGGCCTGCAGGTGTCGGTGCTGGTGCCCAACCTGAGAGGTGCCGAGCAAGCCATCGCGCACGGCGCCGACCTGATGCTCGTTCCGCTGTCGGCCAGCCACGCCCACAGCCTGGCCAACCTGCGCAAGACGCCGGACGACGTCGTCGCCGAAGTCGCCAGGATGCGCGCGGCGCGCGACGCGGCCGGCTCGAGGATCGTCATCGAGGGCGGCATCGGCACCGCCTTCGGCTGCACGCTCCAGGGCGAGGTCGAGCAGGCCGAAGTGCTGCGCTGCATGCAGGCGCTGCTCGACGCCGGGGCCGACCGCGTGAGCATCGCCGACACGGTGGGCCAGGCCAATCCGGCCGCCGTCCACGACCTGTTCTCCCAGGCCCGCGCCATCGCCGGCGACCGCTTCTGCTGCGGCCACTTCCACGACACGCGCGGCATGGCGCTGGCCAACGTCTGCGCGGCGCTGGAGACCGGCGTGACGCGCTTCGACGCCACGCTCGCGGGCATCGGCGGCTGCCCGCACGCCCCGGGCGCCAGCGGCAACGCGTCGAGCGAGGACCTGGCCTACATGCTGGCCGACATGGGGATCGACACCGGCATCGACATCGAGGCCCTGCTCGCGCTGCGCGCCAAGGTCGCCGGCTGGCTCCAGGGCGAGACCCTGCGCGGCGCGCTGTGGCAGGCCGGCGTGCCCGCGACGTTCGCGCGCCGTGGCACCCGTGCGGCCAGCGCCGACGCCGCCGCTGCCTGA